The Medicago truncatula cultivar Jemalong A17 chromosome 7, MtrunA17r5.0-ANR, whole genome shotgun sequence genome includes the window CTACCGTAAATGTCACATAATAAAACACCCTATACCCTAAAATTTTATTGGTGACATGCCAAATCGTTGGCCGCACTAGATCAAACTCCAACGACAAATAGGGCGGAGAAAATGCCTCTAAGCTTAAATCGGTTGGAAATTCAACTCCGGTAAAATTGTAATTTACATGTGGATTACTACCACCTACTAAAACTCTTCCATCTCTTAACACAATTGCAGATGAATGGTAGAGTCTAGGTCTAGAAGCTGGTGACATTACACTAAATCGTTTATCTGATTTGGTTTCTGATGAACGGAAAATTACCGGTGTTAAAACAGGTTGACGTCCGTTTTCCCATCCAGCTGTACCTGATCCAGCGCCGTTAATTATAATAACATCGCCGTTAGGTAGAATTAACATGTCTCCCATTACTCTTGCCATTGGCATATTCTCAATAATCCAACTAGGATTCGAATCCGTTACTTTGAGAAATCCACATGTTTTAAGTGCTGGCATGAAGTTCTTTCCCTTTGCAGCTTCGAATGATCCTCGAGGTGCTCCCCCACAGATCATGATTGTAGCTTCCATGGAGATTTGGTTTTCGTCTAATGGAAGAAGAACAGATGATCCTGAACTAGGATAGTTATGAGGATCACCACCTGGAATCTCAGGAAATTCTTTAACAACGACGTTTTGTTTGTAATCAAATAAAATGGATCGTGTGTTTGCGAAAATGAAAAGGTTTCCATTAGGTAGAAGATGAACGAATGGATATAAGTTGTTTTCGCTTGGATCGTTAGTTTCTTGGAGAAAAGATAGATGAATGGatgaagaagacgaagaagaagaagaagtcgTTGTTTTAGGAATGAATTCATAGTTGAATTGTCTTCTACCACCAATAATTATAATGCGATTATCTGGTAGTATTTGATTTGTTGCATACCATCTTCTTTCGGATAAGTAACTTGGGAATTCAATCCAATCACAATTTTCGTTGAAACATGGTGTGAACATTCGAATTCGACGCTCACCATCGTTGAAACCACCGGTTTGGACTAATGTACCGTTTGAGAGAACAGAACCTGAGGAACACCAAGTGTCTGTTTGTACAGTTAAGGATCGGAATGTATTTGTGGCAATGTCGTATAGAACAGAGTGAGCAGTGCAATCAATTTTAAGGGCAGTGTCGAATGGATCCATACGACACCGGCCATTTGAAAGAGGGAGATTTGAAGGGCCAAAATCGGTTCGATCgaaaattatgattttattgTTGTGTGAAAGTTGCATGTGCATAGCTGAAATGCCAATGGTTGGTTGTATTAGTTCCCATTCTCCTTGATTGCTAGAGGGTGATGATAATAATGATGGTAATGgagatggtgatggtgatgatgatgatgatgatacgATTAGGATGTGGAAATGTGGGATTAATGAAGATAGTATGAAGAAAATTAGGATTAATGTGATAGAGC containing:
- the LOC11425668 gene encoding aldehyde oxidase GLOX, whose amino-acid sequence is MSSITLILIFFILSSLIPHFHILIVSSSSSSPSPSPLPSLLSSPSSNQGEWELIQPTIGISAMHMQLSHNNKIIIFDRTDFGPSNLPLSNGRCRMDPFDTALKIDCTAHSVLYDIATNTFRSLTVQTDTWCSSGSVLSNGTLVQTGGFNDGERRIRMFTPCFNENCDWIEFPSYLSERRWYATNQILPDNRIIIIGGRRQFNYEFIPKTTTSSSSSSSSSIHLSFLQETNDPSENNLYPFVHLLPNGNLFIFANTRSILFDYKQNVVVKEFPEIPGGDPHNYPSSGSSVLLPLDENQISMEATIMICGGAPRGSFEAAKGKNFMPALKTCGFLKVTDSNPSWIIENMPMARVMGDMLILPNGDVIIINGAGSGTAGWENGRQPVLTPVIFRSSETKSDKRFSVMSPASRPRLYHSSAIVLRDGRVLVGGSNPHVNYNFTGVEFPTDLSLEAFSPPYLSLEFDLVRPTIWHVTNKILGYRVFYYVTFTVAKFASASEVSVRLLAPSFTTHSFGMNQRMVVLKLIGVTMVNLDIYYATVVGPSTQEIAPPGYYLLFLVHAGVPSSGEWVQLM